The Halomicronema hongdechloris C2206 genome includes a window with the following:
- a CDS encoding acyl carrier protein, with the protein MSREKIYEQLNTVFQDVFDDDSIKVEDNTSAKDISAWDSMAHINLVLGTEQEFGIKFRTSEVAKLNNVGEFIDLIQNKLAS; encoded by the coding sequence ATGAGTCGCGAAAAAATTTATGAGCAGCTGAATACAGTGTTTCAAGATGTCTTTGATGATGATTCAATCAAAGTAGAAGATAATACATCAGCGAAGGATATTAGTGCCTGGGATTCGATGGCTCATATTAACTTGGTTTTGGGCACTGAACAAGAATTTGGGATTAAGTTCAGAACATCCGAGGTGGCAAAGCTTAACAATGTGGGAGAATTCATTGACTTGATTCAAAACAAGCTAGCTAGCTAG
- a CDS encoding MBOAT family O-acyltransferase, whose product MAEDESVGKVLLIGGIVFNLGLIGYYKYFNFFVDNVNAIVGTSFNISAIVLPLGISFYTFQQISYLVDSLEGETKHYRFIDYCLFVSFFPQLIAGPIVSHQEMMPQFSRRGKFGISQESLAIGLTIFSIGLFKKVILADQIALYSTPVFNAADQGVSLTIAEAWMGALAYTMQIYFDFSGYSDMAIGIARLFSIQLPLNFNSPYKAVNIIDFWGRWHMTLTRFLTRYLYNPIALSLSRKRARDGKDLIKRGVGSFSAFTELLAFPTITTMFLAGLWHGAGWQYIVFGLLHGLYLTVNHGWHMLLKAFGQVPKKTTWWQNRLGHLLTFGCVVVAMVFFRAPSVNNAITILSAMVGANGISLSDGALFTNQLFSNAKLGLLWIVALMAITFLCPNTQEWLSEHSPALDYKPINPTKPFHNWASYIQKHLKWQPNHAWAMITAAIAVTGFLGLSGVSEFIYFQF is encoded by the coding sequence ATGGCAGAAGATGAAAGTGTTGGTAAGGTGCTGCTTATCGGCGGCATAGTCTTCAACCTAGGTCTTATCGGCTATTATAAATATTTTAATTTTTTTGTAGACAATGTTAATGCTATTGTCGGCACATCATTTAATATATCTGCAATTGTTTTGCCTCTTGGCATTTCATTCTATACCTTTCAACAAATCTCTTATTTAGTTGATAGCCTAGAAGGGGAGACAAAACACTATAGGTTTATAGATTATTGCCTGTTTGTCAGCTTCTTTCCACAGCTTATTGCTGGTCCTATTGTTAGTCACCAAGAAATGATGCCCCAGTTCTCTAGAAGGGGCAAATTCGGGATTAGTCAAGAGAGCCTAGCAATAGGCTTAACAATTTTTTCAATAGGCTTATTTAAAAAGGTAATTCTAGCAGACCAAATTGCTCTCTATTCAACCCCTGTATTTAATGCTGCTGATCAAGGTGTTTCGCTGACAATAGCAGAGGCTTGGATGGGAGCATTAGCGTATACTATGCAGATTTATTTCGATTTTTCTGGCTACTCTGATATGGCGATTGGCATAGCTCGGTTATTTAGTATTCAACTGCCTCTTAACTTTAATTCCCCTTATAAAGCAGTCAATATTATTGATTTTTGGGGACGCTGGCACATGACATTAACACGCTTCCTTACACGTTACTTGTATAATCCAATCGCCCTAAGCTTGTCTCGAAAACGAGCCCGTGATGGAAAAGACCTGATTAAGAGAGGAGTTGGAAGCTTTAGTGCGTTTACTGAACTACTGGCATTTCCTACCATCACTACCATGTTCCTGGCCGGACTCTGGCATGGTGCAGGCTGGCAGTATATTGTATTTGGTTTACTTCATGGGTTGTATCTTACAGTAAATCACGGCTGGCACATGTTACTTAAGGCATTTGGCCAGGTTCCTAAGAAGACAACATGGTGGCAAAATCGGCTGGGTCATCTACTAACTTTTGGGTGTGTTGTCGTAGCAATGGTTTTCTTCAGGGCACCGAGTGTTAATAATGCCATAACTATTTTGTCAGCGATGGTAGGAGCTAACGGTATATCTTTAAGCGATGGTGCCTTATTTACAAATCAGCTATTCAGCAATGCAAAATTGGGACTCTTATGGATAGTAGCTTTAATGGCAATTACGTTTTTATGCCCCAATACACAGGAATGGCTATCAGAACATAGTCCTGCTTTGGATTATAAACCCATAAATCCTACCAAGCCTTTTCATAACTGGGCTAGTTATATTCAGAAACATTTGAAATGGCAGCCTAATCACGCTTGGGCTATGATAACAGCTGCAATTGCTGTAACAGGTTTTCTAGGACTTTCAGGGGTTAGTGAATTTATCTATTTTCAATTCTAA
- a CDS encoding HAD-IIIC family phosphatase has product MAMKELLPWLPQHQSIREALANYSKGIGLQDRIEYLRTIAKHDLDFTQITRVDRRLQEIITDHSNQIKGLQTVKIAILASSTVDHLQSAIRVSALRRGLIAQCYVAPYGQYHQELLNSNSGIYKFKPDIVILAVNSHDIGIQLPCSCTAQEVENAVEKRVNEWIQLWGIIDTKLQATIIQHTMVIPPERLFGQYDSVLAAAPSNILVQVNECLRRKAAEHKVLLLNLDEIAAFVGKSKWCNPTLWYHSKQDVSPVYAPLYGDYLARVIAAIRGISYKCLVLDLDNTLWGGVIGDDGLEGIILGQGDAIGEAYQAFQAYAKALKERGIILAVCSKNEEINALEPFEHHPEMILKKEDIAVFFANWEDKATNLQRIAKHLNIGLDSLVFFDDNPVERAVVRQLTPAVAVPEVPEDPALYVRYLSDAGYFEAISFSGDDTKRAEQYLANSRRNELREKTQDLESFLESLHMEMTVGPVDKVSLPRATQLINKSNQFNLTTRRYTETQVKQMSEDPDILCLQIRLKDDFGDNGLISVIIAKPILLGSEQALHIDTWLMSCRVLGRQVEKEALNILVNQAKERGYSTLHGEYIETAKNQIVRDHYTNLGFKLLYEKQEQDKAFRSLWSLNTSNFEEFKTTIKSKVLI; this is encoded by the coding sequence ATGGCAATGAAAGAACTCTTACCCTGGCTACCTCAACATCAAAGTATTCGCGAGGCACTTGCTAACTATAGTAAAGGCATAGGTCTACAGGATAGAATTGAATATCTCCGCACAATTGCAAAGCACGACCTCGACTTTACTCAAATCACTCGAGTTGACCGGCGTCTACAGGAAATCATAACAGACCATTCCAACCAGATTAAAGGACTGCAAACTGTTAAAATTGCCATCCTAGCTTCCTCAACAGTAGATCATCTGCAGTCAGCCATTCGGGTGTCTGCACTGCGCCGAGGATTAATTGCTCAGTGCTATGTTGCTCCTTATGGTCAGTATCATCAGGAGCTCTTAAATTCAAATTCTGGTATATATAAATTTAAGCCAGACATCGTTATTTTAGCTGTTAATAGCCATGATATTGGCATACAACTGCCATGCTCCTGCACTGCCCAAGAGGTTGAAAATGCCGTAGAGAAAAGAGTAAATGAATGGATACAACTCTGGGGAATAATTGATACAAAGCTACAAGCAACTATCATTCAACACACGATGGTAATTCCCCCTGAGCGGTTATTTGGGCAATATGATTCTGTACTAGCAGCTGCCCCAAGTAACATACTCGTGCAAGTCAATGAATGCTTGCGTCGTAAGGCTGCAGAGCATAAAGTTTTACTGTTAAATCTTGATGAAATTGCCGCCTTTGTTGGCAAAAGTAAGTGGTGCAACCCTACACTTTGGTACCATTCTAAGCAAGATGTTTCTCCAGTATATGCTCCCCTATACGGAGATTATCTAGCTCGGGTAATAGCAGCTATTCGGGGGATATCATATAAATGCCTAGTCCTAGATTTAGATAATACTCTTTGGGGTGGTGTTATCGGTGATGATGGCTTAGAGGGAATTATTCTCGGACAGGGAGATGCTATTGGTGAAGCCTATCAAGCATTTCAAGCCTATGCAAAAGCGCTAAAAGAACGAGGAATAATTCTAGCAGTATGCTCTAAGAATGAAGAGATAAATGCCTTAGAACCATTTGAACATCACCCAGAGATGATTCTAAAAAAGGAAGATATTGCCGTTTTCTTTGCGAACTGGGAGGATAAGGCAACAAACCTCCAACGTATTGCTAAGCATCTAAATATCGGACTAGACTCTCTGGTATTCTTTGATGATAACCCTGTCGAACGAGCAGTGGTAAGGCAACTAACTCCTGCTGTTGCTGTCCCCGAAGTTCCCGAAGATCCAGCTCTATATGTTCGTTACTTATCAGATGCTGGATATTTTGAAGCTATTTCTTTTTCTGGCGATGACACTAAACGGGCAGAGCAGTATCTGGCAAACAGTCGTAGAAATGAATTAAGGGAGAAAACTCAGGACCTGGAGAGCTTCTTAGAGAGTCTCCACATGGAAATGACTGTTGGGCCGGTTGACAAAGTTTCCTTGCCAAGGGCCACTCAGCTGATAAATAAAAGCAACCAGTTTAACCTCACAACTCGTCGCTATACCGAAACTCAAGTCAAGCAGATGAGTGAAGATCCAGATATTTTATGTCTTCAAATTCGTCTCAAAGATGATTTCGGAGACAACGGATTAATCAGTGTTATCATCGCAAAGCCAATCTTACTAGGATCTGAGCAAGCTCTTCATATTGATACATGGCTAATGAGTTGCCGTGTATTAGGTCGACAAGTCGAGAAAGAAGCCCTGAATATCTTGGTTAATCAAGCTAAGGAAAGAGGGTACAGTACATTACATGGAGAATATATTGAAACTGCAAAAAACCAGATAGTAAGGGATCATTATACTAATCTTGGATTTAAGCTACTATATGAAAAACAGGAGCAAGATAAAGCATTTAGAAGTCTATGGTCATTGAATACTAGTAACTTCGAAGAGTTCAAAACTACTATCAAAAGTAAAGTTCTTATTTGA